A region of Candidatus Nanoarchaeia archaeon DNA encodes the following proteins:
- a CDS encoding winged helix-turn-helix domain-containing protein, whose protein sequence is MKSRRSRIDVIRDILASVQDRQMIKPTHLLYKSNLSYPKMKEYISDLKEKNLIIETYHKNNRVFVITEQGNRFLAELRRIKSFTESFGI, encoded by the coding sequence ATGAAGAGCCGGAGAAGCCGCATTGATGTCATCCGGGATATCCTTGCTTCTGTCCAGGACAGGCAGATGATCAAGCCTACGCATCTGCTCTATAAATCGAACCTCAGCTACCCTAAGATGAAAGAGTATATCTCTGATCTCAAAGAGAAGAATCTCATCATTGAGACTTACCACAAGAACAACCGGGTTTTTGTCATTACCGAGCAGGGCAACAGGTTTCTTGCCGAGCTGCGAAGAATCAAGAGCTTCACAGAGTCGTTTGGGATTTAG